In the Mycolicibacter minnesotensis genome, CGTCCGAGTCTTCGTCGAGTCACTGCTGCAGCGCGCCACCCCGGCAGACCTGGGCGAAGCGCAGGCCGCCGTTGACCGACTGGCCTCGGTACCCACAGATCCCGGGTATGCACTGAACGCGATTCCGCTGCTGCGCATGCGTGCCCTTTTGGCCCGCGCCCACGGCGACGATGCCGGCTACCGCGAAAATGCCGCCCGCTACCGTGCGCAAGCCGTCGATGCCGGATATGAGGGGCACATCGCCCTGGCGGAGGCGATGACGTGAGGCGGCCACCGTGAGTCTGTCGTGGCCGCTCACCGGACGCTCGGCAGAGCTGCAGACCCTGCAAACAGCCCTGGCGACTCCCGAGACGTCCGGCGTGCTGGTGTGTGGTGCGTCAGGGGTGGGCAAGAGCCGGATCTGCCGCGAGCTGCTGGCGGTGGCCGCGCCCCAGGGGCAGGACCTGCGCTGGGCGATGTGCACCTCGTCCGCGCGAAACGTTCCACTCGGGGCGTTCGCCGCATGGGCACCTACGGGTGTCACCGACACGGTGCAGCTGATCCGCGGTCTGATCGAAGCCCTGACCGCCGCGCCGTCGGGTACTGCGGTGGTGGGCGTCGACGATGTGCACCTGATCGATGACCTGTCGGCCTTCGTGGTCCATCAGATCGTGCAACGTGGCCTGGCGAAAGTGATCCTCACCCTTCGTGAGGGCGAGTCCATTCCCGATGCCGTGCGCGAAATCTGGACTGCCGGCCGTTTCGAGCGCCTGGATCTGCAGCCGTTGTCGCTCAACGAGACCGCCGGTCTGCTGTCGGCGACATTGACTGGTTCGGTGGATGCCCATGCCGCTCAACGGCTGTGGAAGCTCACACAGGGCAATGCGCTGTATCTGCGTAGCATCGTCGAGCACGAGCTGGCCGAGGGGCGCATGGTGCTCCGGCGCGATCAGTGGTGCTGGATCGGGGAACCGACCATGCCCCCGAGTTTGGCCGGATTTCTCGAACCGCGGATCGGGTCACTGCCCGGGCCGGTCGGTGACGTGGTCGATCTGTTGGCGGTCGCGGAACCGATCGAACTCGGGGCGCTGTCGCGCATCGGCGACCCCGCCGCGGTGGAGGAAGCCGAGGTACGCGGGCTCATCACGATCGAGTCCGGTGAAGGCGGTGCGCAGGTGCGGCTGGCGCACCCGTTGTACGGCGAGATCTGCCGCAGCCGCGCCGCCACCACCCGGCTGCGCAGGCTGCGCGGCCTGGTCGCTGCCGAACTCGCGGCTGACGAGGACCGCGACGACATCGCAGCACTGGTGCGTCGCGCCACCTTGACCCTTGAATCCGATCTCCCGCCGGACGCGGACCTGTTCACCCGGGCCGCCAGCGGCGCGGTCTGGCTCGCCGATCTGGTCCTCGCCGATCGACTCGCGCAGGCGGCCGCGCGTGCGGGCGCCGGGCCGGAGTCGAGTTTCGTCTCCGCGCATGCACTGTCGTGGCTGGGGCGCGGGGAGGAAGCCGACGCGCTGTTGGCCAAGGTCGGAACCGGCGACCTCGATCATCGCGACCGAGCCAGGCTGGCGTTCCTGCGCGCCAGCAATATGCTCTGGGCGCTGGGCGAACCCGCGCGCGCCAAGGACATCATCGATGCTGCCTCGGCCACCGTGCCGTCACCAGCCCGCAGCTATATCGACGCCTTTCTGGCGGTGTACTGGTTTGCCACCGATGATCTGGATTCGGCCCGACAGGCCTCGGAGCATCTGGATCTGGAGGACCTGCCGCCGGTGGTGGGCGCCGAAATCGCCTGGGTGCTCAGCGCCATCTCCGCGGATGCGGGCCGCGCCACCGATGCCCTGACCGCCGCGGACACGGGGTACACCATCGCGGCCCGCTCCTTGGACGCCCCGCAGATGATGTTCAACATCGCCGATGCCCACGTCAGTGCGCTGATGTGGGCGGGACGGCTCGACGAGGCCGTTGAGGTGGCGGAGCGGGTGCGCCGGCAGGCTGCCGACCTGCCGGGTGCGGCCCAGCTCCTGGGCGCCGCGATCGCGGGCCGGGCGGCGCTGGGGGCCGGCTGTGTCGACTCGGCCGATCAGCTGTTGGAGCAGGTCGCGCTGGCCTTCTCCGAGCGCGGCCATGGCAGCGGCTGGGGATACCGGTATCTGCTGCCGCGGATCACCGCACTGGCCCTGCGTGGTCGCATCGACGCCGCGGCGACCGCGCTGGACAGTCTCGATACGGTACGGCGGCGCTTCCGGTTGCTTGACCATGAGCGGAGCCTGGCTCGAGCTTGGGTGGCCGCCGGCCAGGGCGCAGTCCGGGAGGCGATCACCGTCCTGCGGTCGGCGGCCGAGGCGGCCGCGGCCAAAGGACAGTTCGCGGCGGAAGTGATGTGTCTGCAGACCGCCGCTCAGTTCGGGGACAGCGCCGGTGCCGCCCGGCTACGTGAGCTTGAAGCTGTCGTCGAGGGGCCGCGGGTTGGTCTGGCCGTCCGGTTCGCCGCCGCGCTACGTGATGGAGATGCCGCGGAATTGGCCGCGGTGTCGCTGGACTTCGAGCGCATCGGGGATCTGGTCGCGGCGATCGATGCTGCCGCCCAGGCGGCGATCGGCTACCGCCGCAAAGACCTACGGGGAACAGCGTTGGTCTGCGGAACCCGCGCCGCCGCCCTGGCCGAACAGTGCGGTGGCGCGAGCACGCCGGCGCTACGTCAAGCCGCGCAGCCCTTGCCGTTGACCGAGCGCGAGCAGGAGATCGTGATGTTGATCAGCGCGGGGTTGTCCAATCGGGAGATCGCCGAGCGGCTGACGCTGTCCGTTCGCACTGTCGAAAGTCATATCTACCGGGCCATGTTGAAAACGGACACCAACGGCCGCGACGAGCTCGCCGCTCTGCGACCGCACCGCCGAAGCGATTCCTGATTCCGGTCAGCGGTGAACCCGACGGATTCATCGCGGGAGGACGTCACCGGCACACCGGAACCGGTGCAGGTGTTCCCGAACAGCGGGGCTGGACATGGCCTCGAATTCTCTGGGCGGCAACGACATCTGAAAGACCAACCCGTGACCGTCGGCCCCTTCCATCAGGGCGCCGAGGCCCGCAACCGGCAACCTCATCAACGGGGTGCAGTAATACGGCCAGGTGTCTTCGAAGTGGATGCGATAGACGCCGAAGCCGCTCCAGTTCGTGATGATCGGATTCCACTGGACCGGATCGAAGGCAGCGGAGACGCAGCGGGCGGCCCGCCAAGAACCGGCGGCGTCGAAGAACTGTTGGTTGATCCGCATGTCGCAGTGCTCGTCGGAAAAGTGGTCCACACTGTGGCGGATGCGTTCGGCGATGGCACTGGCGGCCTCTCCACGTCGCAGGTCCAGGTTGAGCGTCGTAAGGATGTTGCCGGCGAGCATCGGATCCAGGCCGCACCGCTTCCGGGTGTTCACGGCGATCGCGAGCCTGCGACGATCCACCACAGGATCGGCCCTCATGAGCGATTCGGACATGTGAGCGCACACAACGTCGTTGGCCGACAAACGCATCCGGCTGCCGTAGGCGCCGGGCATACGAGCGATCTCGTCGTCGGTGAAGTACAGATTCAGAGTCCGCTGCGAGCGAGCATCCTTTGCCAGGTAAAGCCCACTGCGGGCGAGTTCTGCCCATCCCAGACAACGCACCCCGGGCTCCCGAGCGCCGTCGGTGGGCAGGTGTTCGTCGAGATAGGCGGCGCGGTCTTCCACGATCAACGGCTCTGCGACCGGCCTGCCCGCAGCGGCAGCGACCCACGCGTTCATGAAGTGCATCGCCGTCTGCATGTCGCCGATCGTGTGGTGCCAGGAAAATCCGATCGCCGCAGCCTCGTTCGCGAGATGGGTGAGGCGCACCTTGCACAAGGGACCTCGCACCCATCGCGCTGCGGGGCCGTTGACCGGGTCGATGAGCCAGCCTCCGCTGTCCTCTGATGCCGAACGAATCGCCTGCCGCAGCGTGCGTCCAGAGGACACGGTG is a window encoding:
- a CDS encoding helix-turn-helix transcriptional regulator; this encodes MSLSWPLTGRSAELQTLQTALATPETSGVLVCGASGVGKSRICRELLAVAAPQGQDLRWAMCTSSARNVPLGAFAAWAPTGVTDTVQLIRGLIEALTAAPSGTAVVGVDDVHLIDDLSAFVVHQIVQRGLAKVILTLREGESIPDAVREIWTAGRFERLDLQPLSLNETAGLLSATLTGSVDAHAAQRLWKLTQGNALYLRSIVEHELAEGRMVLRRDQWCWIGEPTMPPSLAGFLEPRIGSLPGPVGDVVDLLAVAEPIELGALSRIGDPAAVEEAEVRGLITIESGEGGAQVRLAHPLYGEICRSRAATTRLRRLRGLVAAELAADEDRDDIAALVRRATLTLESDLPPDADLFTRAASGAVWLADLVLADRLAQAAARAGAGPESSFVSAHALSWLGRGEEADALLAKVGTGDLDHRDRARLAFLRASNMLWALGEPARAKDIIDAASATVPSPARSYIDAFLAVYWFATDDLDSARQASEHLDLEDLPPVVGAEIAWVLSAISADAGRATDALTAADTGYTIAARSLDAPQMMFNIADAHVSALMWAGRLDEAVEVAERVRRQAADLPGAAQLLGAAIAGRAALGAGCVDSADQLLEQVALAFSERGHGSGWGYRYLLPRITALALRGRIDAAATALDSLDTVRRRFRLLDHERSLARAWVAAGQGAVREAITVLRSAAEAAAAKGQFAAEVMCLQTAAQFGDSAGAARLRELEAVVEGPRVGLAVRFAAALRDGDAAELAAVSLDFERIGDLVAAIDAAAQAAIGYRRKDLRGTALVCGTRAAALAEQCGGASTPALRQAAQPLPLTEREQEIVMLISAGLSNREIAERLTLSVRTVESHIYRAMLKTDTNGRDELAALRPHRRSDS
- a CDS encoding acyltransferase, translated to MSTQLIQPRHPQRFDIRCNVGDAIVANLAVHIVFFFPRRLEARALTGAFAQVLDSFPLFAGRLAMSHGRMRIRCAGQGVPFTTVSSGRTLRQAIRSASEDSGGWLIDPVNGPAARWVRGPLCKVRLTHLANEAAAIGFSWHHTIGDMQTAMHFMNAWVAAAAGRPVAEPLIVEDRAAYLDEHLPTDGAREPGVRCLGWAELARSGLYLAKDARSQRTLNLYFTDDEIARMPGAYGSRMRLSANDVVCAHMSESLMRADPVVDRRRLAIAVNTRKRCGLDPMLAGNILTTLNLDLRRGEAASAIAERIRHSVDHFSDEHCDMRINQQFFDAAGSWRAARCVSAAFDPVQWNPIITNWSGFGVYRIHFEDTWPYYCTPLMRLPVAGLGALMEGADGHGLVFQMSLPPREFEAMSSPAVREHLHRFRCAGDVLPR